Proteins from a genomic interval of Desulfovibrio piger:
- the uvrB gene encoding excinuclease ABC subunit UvrB — translation MNQSPFKLHSAYVPTGDQPEAIDSLVANLEAGVPEQILLGVTGSGKTFTMANVIARCGRPALVLAPNKTLAAQLYNEFREFFPQNAVEYFVSYYDYYQPEAYVPASDTYIEKDSSINDNIDKLRHAATHALLTRRDVIIVASVSCIYGLGSPEFYARMIIPVEVGQHMSMDALITRLVEVQYERNDYDFHRGTFRVRGDVLEIIPAYHHERALRIEFFGDDIDSMREVDPLTGDVLAEVGKTVIYPASHFVSAQDNLKRTTADIRQELLERLTAFKASGRLVEAQRLEQRTQLDLEMIEELGYCNGIENYSRHLDGRKAGEPPSCLLNYFPEDFILFVDESHITVPQVGGMFKGDRSRKQTLVDYGFRLPSALDNRPLQFDEFRSLLHQVVYVSATPGKYEMDQSQGIISEQIIRPTGLVDPEVEVRPTKGQMEDLLGECRERIRRGERVLVTTLTKRMAEDLTEYCCNMGVNARYLHSDIDTLERLQIIRALRQGEFDVLVGINLLREGLDIPEVSLVCILDADKEGFLRSTGSLIQTFGRAARNVHGHVILYADAVTASMRAAMDETERRRAKQTAYNTEHGITPRSTRKSLESPLDALYVDTSSSSRGKGRGRTSRQDDAVPLTAEDTAALVQRLEKEMREAARELEFERAAALRDRIRALRERLIALPE, via the coding sequence ATGAACCAGTCTCCTTTCAAGCTCCATAGCGCCTATGTCCCCACAGGTGACCAGCCGGAGGCCATCGATTCCCTGGTGGCCAATCTGGAAGCCGGCGTGCCGGAACAGATCCTGCTGGGCGTGACCGGCTCCGGCAAGACCTTCACCATGGCCAATGTCATTGCCCGCTGCGGACGCCCGGCGCTGGTGCTGGCCCCCAACAAGACGCTGGCCGCCCAGCTCTACAACGAGTTCCGCGAATTTTTCCCGCAGAACGCTGTGGAGTATTTCGTCAGTTATTACGACTACTACCAGCCGGAAGCCTATGTGCCCGCCTCGGACACCTACATCGAGAAAGATTCGTCCATCAACGACAATATCGACAAATTGCGCCATGCCGCGACCCATGCCCTGCTGACACGGCGCGACGTGATCATCGTGGCTTCGGTCTCCTGCATCTACGGCCTGGGCTCCCCCGAATTCTACGCCCGCATGATCATCCCGGTGGAAGTGGGGCAGCATATGTCCATGGATGCCCTCATCACCCGCCTGGTGGAAGTCCAGTATGAACGTAACGACTATGACTTCCATCGCGGGACCTTCCGTGTGCGCGGGGACGTGCTGGAGATCATCCCCGCTTACCATCACGAACGGGCCCTGCGCATCGAATTTTTTGGAGATGACATCGACTCCATGCGCGAAGTGGATCCCTTGACCGGGGACGTGCTGGCGGAAGTGGGCAAGACCGTCATCTATCCGGCCAGTCACTTCGTTTCCGCCCAGGACAACCTCAAGCGGACCACGGCCGACATCCGGCAGGAGCTGCTGGAACGACTGACGGCCTTCAAGGCCAGCGGGCGCCTGGTGGAGGCGCAGCGTCTGGAGCAGCGGACCCAGCTTGATCTGGAGATGATCGAGGAGCTGGGCTACTGCAACGGCATCGAAAATTATTCCCGCCATCTGGACGGCCGCAAGGCCGGGGAACCGCCGTCCTGCCTGCTCAACTATTTCCCCGAGGATTTCATCCTGTTCGTGGACGAGTCCCACATCACCGTGCCGCAGGTGGGCGGCATGTTCAAGGGCGACCGCTCGCGCAAGCAGACCCTTGTGGATTATGGTTTCCGCCTGCCCTCGGCCCTGGACAACCGTCCCCTGCAGTTCGACGAGTTCCGTTCCCTGCTGCATCAGGTGGTCTACGTTTCGGCCACACCGGGCAAATACGAGATGGACCAGTCCCAGGGCATCATTTCCGAGCAGATCATCCGGCCCACGGGGCTGGTGGACCCGGAAGTGGAGGTGCGTCCCACCAAGGGGCAGATGGAAGACCTGCTGGGAGAATGCCGGGAACGCATCCGGCGCGGGGAGCGGGTGCTGGTGACCACCCTTACCAAACGCATGGCCGAAGACCTGACCGAGTATTGCTGCAATATGGGCGTCAATGCCCGCTATCTGCATTCGGATATCGACACCCTGGAGCGTTTGCAGATCATCAGGGCCCTGCGGCAAGGGGAATTCGACGTGCTGGTGGGCATCAACCTGCTGCGCGAAGGCCTGGACATCCCCGAGGTCTCGCTGGTCTGTATCCTCGATGCTGACAAGGAAGGCTTCCTGCGTTCCACCGGATCGCTCATCCAGACCTTTGGCCGTGCGGCGCGCAACGTCCACGGGCATGTCATCCTGTATGCCGATGCGGTCACGGCCTCCATGCGCGCGGCCATGGACGAGACCGAACGGCGCCGGGCCAAGCAGACCGCCTATAACACGGAGCACGGCATCACGCCGCGGAGTACCCGAAAAAGTCTTGAATCTCCGCTGGATGCCCTGTATGTGGATACCAGTTCTTCATCCCGGGGCAAGGGCAGGGGGCGTACGTCCCGTCAGGACGATGCCGTGCCCCTGACTGCCGAAGATACCGCGGCGCTGGTCCAGCGTCTGGAAAAAGAGATGCGCGAGGCGGCCCGGGAACTGGAATTCGAGCGTGCCGCCGCCCTGCGGGACCGTATCCGGGCCCTGCGTGAACGCCTTATCGCCCTGCCGGAGTGA
- the aat gene encoding leucyl/phenylalanyl-tRNA--protein transferase: MRKQIALYAAQFPSPGCCTAEGILCAGGDLLPARLLAAYSRGIFPWYGEDMPLLWWCPDPRCVLPPDAFHLPRRSARALRNHPFELRMDTAFSRVIRACAAPRRDSEGTWILPEMIAAYERLHALGYAHSVEAWRDGELLGGLYGVALGRAFFGESMFHLCPEASRAALAGLVAFLRERDFLLLDCQQATPHMLAMGAREIPRKEFLALLRQAVPVPDPEPVSQLPWQPWRMSFRHDAALGWLPDER; encoded by the coding sequence ATGCGTAAGCAGATAGCCCTGTATGCGGCGCAGTTCCCCTCGCCGGGATGCTGCACCGCGGAAGGGATATTGTGTGCCGGTGGCGACCTGCTGCCGGCACGTCTGCTGGCAGCCTACAGCCGGGGCATTTTTCCCTGGTACGGTGAGGACATGCCCCTGCTGTGGTGGTGTCCTGATCCCCGTTGTGTATTGCCGCCGGATGCCTTCCATCTGCCGCGCCGCAGTGCCCGGGCCTTGCGCAACCATCCGTTCGAGCTGCGCATGGATACGGCCTTTTCCCGCGTCATCCGGGCCTGCGCGGCGCCCCGTCGCGACAGTGAAGGGACATGGATACTGCCCGAGATGATAGCGGCCTATGAGCGCCTGCATGCCCTGGGCTATGCCCATTCCGTGGAAGCCTGGCGGGATGGGGAGCTGCTGGGCGGCCTGTACGGTGTGGCCCTGGGGCGGGCCTTTTTCGGGGAATCCATGTTCCACCTCTGTCCCGAAGCTTCGCGGGCGGCCCTTGCGGGCTTGGTGGCGTTCTTGCGCGAACGGGATTTCCTCCTGCTGGATTGTCAGCAGGCCACGCCCCACATGCTGGCCATGGGCGCGCGGGAGATCCCCCGCAAGGAATTCCTGGCGCTCCTGCGGCAGGCTGTGCCCGTCCCTGATCCTGAACCTGTCTCCCAGCTGCCGTGGCAGCCGTGGCGGATGTCTTTTCGCCATGATGCTGCCCTGGGCTGGCTTCCCGACGAGCGATGA